The Humulus lupulus chromosome 3, drHumLupu1.1, whole genome shotgun sequence genome window below encodes:
- the LOC133821183 gene encoding receptor-like cytosolic serine/threonine-protein kinase RBK2, with protein sequence METLSVQTLLYAMKYIRTNSLKRLFSLKRRSFEEAVLEKKAPNPNGEEDRVGVVGTESFQRPIWKCFSFEEISEATDGFSSDNLVGKEGYTEVYKGVLRNGDEIAVKRLTKTASDERKEKEFLTEIGTINSILKYREFSIQPIISSASVCNRRFPISN encoded by the exons ATGGAGACTCTCTCAGTTCAAACTTTATTGTATGCCATGAAATACATTAGGACCAACAGCCTTAAAAGGCTATTCTCTCTTAAACGACGCAGTTTTGAAGAAGCAGTTCTAGAGAAGAAAGCTCCAAACCCCAATGGTGAAGAAGACCGTGTTGGAGTTGTAGGAACCGAGTCTTTTCAGAGACCCATTTGGAAATGCTTCTCTTTTGAAGAAATCTCCGAGGCCACCGATGGTTTCAGCTCAG ATAATTTGGTCGGAAAAGAAGGCTACACAGAGGTATATAAAGGAGTTTTGAGAAATGGAGACGAAATAGCTGTGAAAAGGCTCACAAAAACAGCTTCAGAtgagagaaaagagaaagagttTTTGACTGAGATTGGAACCATAAACTCAATACTTAAGTATAGAGAATTTAGCATACAGCCCATCATTTCCTCAGCTTCAGTATGCAATAGAAGATTTCCTATCTCTAACTAA